A window of the Podospora bellae-mahoneyi strain CBS 112042 chromosome 6, whole genome shotgun sequence genome harbors these coding sequences:
- a CDS encoding hypothetical protein (EggNog:ENOG503P015; SMCOG1001:short-chain dehydrogenase/reductase SDR; antiSMASH:Cluster_3; COG:Q): protein MTSFFITGASRGFGLALVKELLALPTSKVSKIIASSRSDSSALSEVVNSSSGRAEWVKLDVTDQESIKKAAAETEAKLGGKGLDVLINNAGICEYAFQGIKSMDNLSSSFLVNVQGVHWVTQAFFPLLEKGQLKKVANISTTLGSISLAEHFVQFPGPAYKITKAALNALTVQWALDHEKDGFTFIALCPGWMKTELGGGDMADLTAEQGAKASLDIIFNKSQKEVNGKLPKVFVERWDKPAPGRANVYDGTNAPW from the exons ATGACTTCCTTCTTTATCACTGGTGCCTCTAGAGGATTCGGCTTGGCTCTGGTCAAGGAGCTTTTAGCTCTGCCCACTTCCAAAGTCAGCAAGATTATCGCTTCTTCCCGCAGCGACTCTTCAGCCCTCAGTGAAGTTGTCAACAGCTCTTCTGGCCGTGCTGAATGGGTCAAGCTTGACGTGACAGACCAAGAGtccatcaagaaggccgctGCCGAGACAGAGGCCAAGCTCGGCGGCAAGGGTCTCGATGTCCTGATCAACAATGCTGGTATCTGTGAATATGCGTTCCAAGGGATAAAGTCCAT GGACAACCTctcttccagcttcttgGTCAACGTCCAAGGCGTTCACTGGGTAACCCAAGCCTTCTTCCCACTTCTCGAAAAGGGCcagctgaagaaggtggcCAACATTTCCACTACCCTTGGCTCCATCAGTCTGGCAGAGCATTTCGTTCAATTTCCTGGTCCCGCGTACAAGATCACAAAGGCTGCTCTCAACGCTCTGACCGTGCAGTGGGCTCTTGACCACGAGAAGGATGGCTTCACTTTCATTGCTCTCTGCCCTGGC TGGATGAAGACAGAGCTCGGAGGTGGTGACATGGCCGACTTGACCGCTGAGCAGGGCGCCAAGGCCTCtctcgacatcatcttcaacaagaGCCAAAAGGAAGTCAACGGGAAGCTACCCAAGGTATTTGTCGAGCGCTGGGACAAGCCCGCTCCGGGGAGGGCAAATGTGTACGATGGCACCAACGCGCCTTGGTGA